The Solibacillus sp. FSL W7-1464 genome contains a region encoding:
- the pyrE gene encoding orotate phosphoribosyltransferase has product MSLQNEIAHAMLKVGAVELNPTDLFTWASGIQSPIYCDTRLTISDPVIRKQLANGLSSLISEHFSDCEVVAGTATAGIPHAAWVADIMQLPMVYVRSKAKEHGRGNQIEGKYAKGQKVVVIEDIISTGGSSITAVEALRNAGCEVLGVVCVYTYNLPKADHVFDESGVKFVSLTNFDYLIDAAKEASAIQEQDIPFLKKWHQDLKTGKLK; this is encoded by the coding sequence ATGTCATTACAAAACGAAATTGCACATGCAATGCTAAAAGTAGGAGCGGTGGAATTGAATCCAACCGACTTATTTACATGGGCTTCAGGAATTCAGTCACCGATTTACTGCGATACACGTTTAACAATTTCGGATCCCGTTATCCGCAAGCAGCTTGCCAATGGACTGTCCTCTTTAATCAGCGAACATTTTTCTGACTGTGAAGTAGTGGCGGGTACTGCTACTGCAGGAATTCCTCATGCTGCCTGGGTAGCGGATATTATGCAGTTGCCGATGGTATATGTGCGTTCAAAAGCAAAAGAGCACGGGCGCGGAAACCAGATTGAAGGAAAATATGCAAAAGGTCAAAAAGTGGTTGTAATTGAAGATATCATCTCAACAGGAGGTTCATCCATTACTGCTGTTGAAGCATTACGCAATGCAGGCTGTGAAGTGTTAGGGGTCGTATGCGTGTATACATATAATCTGCCTAAAGCGGATCACGTATTTGATGAATCCGGCGTTAAATTTGTTTCGTTAACAAATTTCGATTACTTAATTGATGCGGCAAAAGAGGCTTCGGCCATTCAGGAACAGGACATTCCCTTCCTGAAAAAGTGGCATCAAGACTTAAAAACGGGAAAATTAAAATAA
- a CDS encoding ABC transporter ATP-binding protein, translating into MSTNELLEIRNLRTSFRIKDTYYPAVDNVSLTLRKNEILAIVGESGCGKSTLATSVVGLHNSVTTKVEGEILYNNQNLVKLTDEQFNKLRGNDIGFIFQDPLSALNPLMRIGEQIEEGLIYHTKLTKEQREKRVIELLDQVGIPNMQRVAKQFPHQLSGGMRQRVMIAIALSGKPAIIIADEPTTALDVTIQAQILDLLKSLQDEIQSGIILITHDLGVVAEVADRVAVMYAGEVIEEAPVVELFRNPKHPYTRSLLKSIPQTNSENEKLEIIQGMVPSLMKLPRQGCRFSSRVPWIPQSAHEADPQLHEVAPGHLVRCTCWKEFRFEDEEGSVNQ; encoded by the coding sequence ATGTCTACGAATGAATTATTAGAAATCCGAAATTTACGTACGAGTTTCCGAATTAAAGATACATACTACCCAGCTGTAGACAATGTTTCGTTAACGCTTCGCAAAAATGAGATTTTAGCAATTGTTGGTGAATCAGGTTGTGGGAAAAGTACTTTGGCAACATCAGTAGTAGGGTTGCACAATTCTGTTACTACAAAAGTTGAAGGGGAAATTCTTTACAACAATCAAAACTTGGTTAAATTGACAGATGAACAGTTTAATAAGTTAAGAGGGAATGACATCGGTTTCATATTCCAGGATCCACTATCTGCATTAAACCCATTAATGCGCATCGGTGAGCAAATTGAGGAAGGGTTAATTTATCATACAAAATTAACTAAAGAACAACGTGAAAAACGTGTAATTGAATTATTGGATCAAGTAGGGATTCCGAATATGCAACGTGTTGCAAAACAATTCCCGCATCAGTTATCGGGTGGTATGCGTCAGCGTGTTATGATCGCCATCGCATTATCAGGAAAGCCTGCGATCATTATTGCGGACGAACCGACAACAGCACTTGATGTAACAATCCAAGCACAAATTCTGGATTTATTGAAGTCACTGCAAGATGAAATACAATCAGGCATTATTTTAATTACACATGACTTAGGGGTTGTTGCTGAAGTGGCAGACCGGGTAGCTGTAATGTATGCCGGAGAAGTAATAGAGGAAGCACCTGTTGTAGAATTATTCAGGAATCCGAAGCATCCGTACACAAGATCATTATTAAAATCAATACCTCAAACAAACAGTGAGAATGAAAAGTTAGAAATAATTCAAGGAATGGTTCCTTCTTTAATGAAGCTACCACGTCAAGGCTGCCGTTTCTCATCACGTGTCCCTTGGATTCCGCAATCAGCACATGAAGCAGATCCACAGCTTCATGAAGTAGCTCCTGGCCATCTTGTACGCTGTACTTGCTGGAAAGAATTCCGATTTGAGGATGAGGAAGGGAGCGTAAATCAATGA
- a CDS encoding ATP-binding cassette domain-containing protein, protein MSFMQVEDLKVHYPIRGGFFNTVVDHVYAVDGVTMEFDRGKTYGLVGESGSGKSTTGKAIIGLEKITSGRILFEGEDVTNARRKRDSAYNRDIQMIFQDSHSSMNPRKRVLDILAEPIRNFLKLSPQEERKRINELLAIVGMSEDVLLKYPHEFSGGQKQRLGIARAVACNPKMIIADEPVSALDLSVQAQVLNFMKDIQEQYGISYLFISHDLGVVRHMCDHISIMYKGRFVETGKREDIYTNPQHIYTNRLLSAIPDIEPETRIERKLERQKVEAAYRQEQHKYYDKDGKVYPLKSISDSHRVAMSEDEKERV, encoded by the coding sequence ATGAGTTTCATGCAAGTAGAAGATTTAAAAGTTCACTATCCGATCCGGGGCGGGTTTTTCAACACGGTAGTCGATCATGTATATGCAGTAGATGGTGTAACGATGGAGTTTGACCGTGGAAAAACTTACGGTCTTGTAGGGGAATCCGGCTCAGGTAAATCAACAACCGGTAAAGCGATTATCGGATTGGAAAAAATCACATCAGGCCGTATTCTTTTCGAAGGTGAAGATGTTACAAATGCACGCCGTAAACGTGATTCAGCATATAACCGGGATATCCAGATGATTTTCCAGGATTCACATTCCAGTATGAACCCGCGTAAACGTGTATTGGATATTTTAGCAGAGCCAATTCGTAATTTCCTGAAGTTGTCTCCGCAGGAAGAGCGCAAACGCATTAATGAGCTACTGGCAATTGTAGGGATGTCAGAGGACGTACTTCTTAAATATCCGCACGAATTCTCTGGTGGTCAAAAGCAACGTTTAGGGATTGCCCGTGCTGTTGCATGTAACCCGAAAATGATTATCGCGGATGAGCCGGTTTCAGCACTTGATTTATCCGTACAGGCACAAGTTTTAAACTTTATGAAGGATATTCAGGAGCAATATGGAATTAGTTATTTATTCATCTCTCACGATTTAGGTGTTGTTCGCCATATGTGTGACCACATCTCAATCATGTATAAAGGCAGATTCGTAGAAACAGGGAAGCGTGAAGATATTTACACAAACCCGCAGCATATCTATACAAATCGCCTGCTGTCTGCAATTCCCGACATTGAGCCTGAAACACGTATTGAACGCAAGCTTGAGCGTCAGAAAGTTGAAGCGGCATATCGCCAGGAACAACATAAATATTATGACAAGGATGGAAAAGTATATCCTTTAAAATCGATTTCAGACTCACATCGAGTAGCAATGTCTGAAGATGAAAAGGAGCGTGTATAG